In Labilibaculum sp. DW002, one DNA window encodes the following:
- a CDS encoding DUF6340 family protein: protein MNKSFSTMLFNMKRAVLYLLPLLILTSCQSYSLYQFQGLEAPSIVIPSDVKTIGFVDRNTSFPIDSLNKIYMLDENVLRDTTDYNEICAANCYYGFAENFSGELGIDSIQFISLKQKEIMGDRDYSPLKWSVVDSICSATTSDILVCLEDLQVFVKYSTFNNEGYYGITDINHFSVWRVYDPLNQMIYDERIVVDSLFTEVYANSYSKLIEDKIPIRSEIIPDVSYEIGRSYVDLLSPKWNNYTRKYFISGDNRFSVAKYYLAQENWDAMIILWEEIAKEEDDKLAGRACYNLALAYEVKEDFMAANQWIRRSIFHYKKMKSKSVEFEMVKEYTMELIKRTKNKKKLDLFFKE from the coding sequence ATGAATAAATCCTTTTCGACAATGCTCTTTAATATGAAAAGAGCAGTTTTATATCTTTTGCCATTGTTAATCTTAACATCTTGTCAAAGTTATTCTTTATACCAGTTTCAAGGCTTAGAGGCTCCTTCTATTGTAATCCCTTCCGATGTTAAAACAATTGGTTTTGTTGATCGAAATACAAGTTTCCCTATTGATTCCTTGAATAAGATCTATATGCTCGATGAAAATGTTTTGCGAGATACTACAGATTATAATGAAATATGTGCTGCTAATTGTTATTATGGCTTTGCTGAAAATTTCTCTGGTGAACTTGGTATCGATTCTATTCAATTTATTTCTTTGAAGCAGAAGGAAATTATGGGTGATCGAGATTATTCACCATTAAAATGGAGTGTTGTAGACAGTATCTGTTCAGCAACTACATCAGATATATTAGTTTGTTTAGAAGATTTACAAGTTTTTGTTAAATATTCGACTTTTAATAATGAGGGATATTATGGAATAACGGATATCAATCATTTTTCAGTTTGGAGAGTATATGATCCTTTAAATCAAATGATATATGATGAGCGCATTGTTGTGGATAGTTTATTTACAGAGGTGTATGCGAATTCATATTCAAAATTAATAGAAGATAAAATTCCAATTCGATCGGAAATAATTCCTGATGTATCTTATGAAATTGGACGTTCTTATGTTGATTTACTTTCACCCAAATGGAATAATTATACCAGAAAGTATTTTATATCTGGAGACAATCGTTTTTCTGTTGCAAAATATTATTTAGCTCAAGAAAATTGGGATGCAATGATAATTCTTTGGGAAGAAATAGCAAAAGAGGAAGATGATAAGTTAGCAGGAAGAGCATGTTACAATTTGGCTCTTGCTTATGAAGTTAAAGAAGATTTTATGGCTGCAAATCAATGGATTAGGAGGTCTATTTTTCATTATAAGAAAATGAAATCAAAATCTGTCGAATTTGAAATGGTCAAAGAATATACCATGGAGCTTATTAAGAGAACAAAAAATAAAAAGAAATTAGATTTGTTTTTTAAAGAGTAA
- a CDS encoding M48 family metallopeptidase, which yields MTSTTVLYIILGILIADFILERFLEFLNQKKWSPNLPKALEGIYDQEKYEQSQNYQKDKLLPSLISSALGFIGTVLMIVLSGFAWVDELVRVYFEHPIAIALSFFGVIMLLSSLLGLPFSYYSTFIIEEKYGFNRTSLKTFILDKIKGGILSIVIGGGLLALLIWIYLQTTNNFWWMAWAVIAAFMIFMTMFYSSVLVPLFNKQTPLEEGDLKNAISQFASKVNFKLDNVYVMDGSKRSSKGNAYFSGLGAKKRIVLFDTLINDLSKEEIVAVLAHEIGHYKKKHTLSGIILSLLQTGLMFYIFSLIIANPLLSEAFGATQHGFHLGLIAFGILYSPISTFLGLGMNVLSRKNEYEADDYALKNYDAKALGNALKKLSVSSLSNLTPHPLYVFFYYSHPSLLQRLKALQLLK from the coding sequence ATGACATCAACAACAGTACTTTATATTATTCTCGGAATTCTAATTGCCGATTTTATTTTAGAACGTTTTCTAGAGTTTTTAAATCAAAAAAAGTGGTCGCCAAATTTGCCAAAGGCACTAGAAGGAATTTACGATCAAGAAAAATATGAGCAATCGCAAAATTATCAAAAGGATAAGCTTTTACCTTCTTTAATCTCTTCAGCCCTAGGTTTTATAGGAACAGTCTTAATGATTGTGTTAAGTGGATTTGCATGGGTAGATGAATTGGTTCGAGTTTACTTTGAACATCCAATTGCAATTGCCTTATCGTTTTTTGGAGTGATCATGTTACTTTCAAGTTTGTTAGGCTTGCCATTTTCTTATTATTCAACATTTATTATTGAGGAAAAATATGGTTTTAACAGGACAAGTTTAAAAACTTTTATTCTTGATAAAATAAAAGGAGGTATTTTAAGTATTGTGATTGGAGGAGGGTTATTAGCTCTTTTGATATGGATCTATTTGCAAACTACAAATAACTTTTGGTGGATGGCATGGGCTGTAATCGCAGCTTTTATGATTTTCATGACGATGTTTTACTCCTCCGTTTTGGTACCTCTTTTTAACAAGCAAACACCATTGGAAGAGGGTGATTTAAAGAATGCGATTAGTCAATTTGCAAGTAAAGTAAATTTTAAGTTGGACAATGTCTATGTAATGGATGGATCGAAGAGATCATCTAAAGGAAATGCCTATTTCAGTGGCTTAGGTGCCAAAAAGAGAATTGTATTGTTTGATACTTTAATAAATGATTTGAGTAAAGAAGAAATTGTAGCTGTTTTAGCTCATGAAATAGGTCATTACAAGAAGAAGCATACGCTTAGTGGAATCATATTGTCATTATTACAAACTGGTTTGATGTTTTATATTTTTTCTTTGATTATTGCAAATCCATTGCTTTCAGAAGCATTTGGAGCCACACAACATGGTTTTCACTTAGGCTTAATTGCTTTTGGAATTCTTTATTCGCCGATATCCACTTTTTTAGGTCTGGGAATGAATGTTTTGTCTCGTAAAAATGAATATGAGGCAGATGATTACGCTTTGAAAAATTACGATGCAAAAGCTTTAGGAAATGCTTTAAAAAAGCTGTCTGTGAGTTCCCTTAGCAACTTAACACCACATCCGCTTTATGTGTTCTTTTACTATTCGCATCCAAGTTTATTGCAAAGATTAAAGGCGTTACAATTACTAAAATAA
- a CDS encoding competence/damage-inducible protein A, translating into MQAEIITIGDEILIGQIVDTNSAWMAKELNAIGINVSKITSISDQKEDIVSSMEQAMERVSLVLITGGLGPTNDDITKKTLSDFFEMALVQDDLLYERIKERLAARGIPMNRFNEEQALVPDRARIITNNYGTAPCMWFEKEGKVIISMPGVPFEMKGIMRNGLLGNLTTHFSTSEILHKTVMVQGIGESVLAEMLEEWEANLPTCVKLAYLPSPGVLRLRLSLIGEDRKELERIVEEQTAKLIEIIPENIFGFDDQPMELAVAKLLSDKGKTVGTAESCTGGNIAHLFTSHAGSSIYFKGAVVAYSNEIKESVLKVNADVLLKFGAVSQQVVEQMAMGVRDLLNVDYAIATSGIAGPDGGTDEKPVGTVWVAIAGPDHLSSTKLDLYKNRERNIKVASLNALNMLRKLLEK; encoded by the coding sequence ATGCAAGCAGAAATAATTACCATCGGAGATGAAATATTAATTGGTCAAATTGTTGATACAAATTCTGCATGGATGGCCAAGGAGTTAAATGCCATTGGGATTAATGTAAGTAAGATTACAAGTATCTCTGATCAAAAAGAAGATATTGTTTCCTCGATGGAACAGGCAATGGAAAGAGTTTCTTTGGTATTAATTACTGGGGGCTTGGGACCAACCAACGATGATATTACCAAGAAAACATTAAGTGATTTTTTTGAGATGGCTTTAGTTCAAGATGATTTATTATACGAGAGAATAAAGGAAAGACTAGCTGCAAGAGGGATTCCAATGAATCGTTTTAATGAAGAACAAGCATTGGTCCCAGATCGAGCCAGAATCATTACCAATAATTATGGTACGGCGCCATGCATGTGGTTCGAAAAAGAGGGTAAAGTGATAATTTCAATGCCAGGTGTTCCTTTTGAGATGAAAGGCATCATGAGAAATGGCTTATTAGGAAATTTGACAACGCACTTTTCAACGTCAGAAATTCTTCATAAAACCGTAATGGTTCAAGGTATAGGTGAATCGGTTTTAGCCGAAATGCTTGAGGAATGGGAAGCAAATTTACCAACTTGTGTTAAGTTGGCTTACTTGCCTTCTCCAGGAGTACTTCGTTTGCGATTGAGTTTGATAGGGGAAGATCGAAAAGAATTGGAGAGAATTGTAGAAGAGCAAACAGCTAAATTGATTGAAATTATACCTGAAAATATATTCGGTTTTGATGATCAGCCAATGGAGTTAGCTGTTGCTAAGCTTTTATCTGATAAAGGAAAAACGGTAGGAACAGCAGAAAGTTGTACCGGTGGAAATATTGCACACTTATTTACTTCGCATGCGGGAAGTTCCATTTATTTTAAAGGTGCTGTGGTTGCTTATTCAAATGAAATAAAGGAAAGTGTTTTAAAGGTTAATGCTGATGTTTTGTTAAAATTTGGTGCAGTTAGTCAACAAGTAGTAGAACAAATGGCTATGGGTGTTCGAGATTTATTAAATGTCGATTATGCAATTGCTACTTCTGGTATTGCTGGACCTGATGGTGGAACGGATGAAAAACCAGTTGGAACCGTTTGGGTTGCCATTGCTGGACCGGACCATTTAAGCTCAACGAAGCTTGATTTATACAAAAACAGGGAACGGAACATAAAAGTTGCTTCCTTAAATGCATTGAATATGTTACGCAAATTATTAGAAAAATAA
- a CDS encoding TolC family protein has protein sequence MRNLTIYFTWLLLLFFPLAGKAQESVLKLSLKNAIEKASENNWEINKAKEKGRAAKADYRQTNSVFLPIVNLSHTGVITNDPLASFGFKLKQKTTTQADFNPIFLNDPGRSENFNTKIEVQQPLINIDGIYGRRAANAKMQAIDFQTERTIKFTKFEVKKAYYQLELAQEAVIVLNASKKMANSALQVTKNNLDQGYVQEADLLSAKVRVLEIDNQLSDAKNNKRRAGEYLAYLLGLDINVIIETTDSLNKKPSLLSGLNESFQVENRSDINAYRKGVEARESILKSQKMQFLPRLNAFGAYEWNDDQLLGSSANNYMIGASLSWNLFNGYKNIAKVQKAKAELKISELDFADYLSRNSMEVKSAKRDLQVAYDKIELSRLAKEQAEEALRIRTNRYKQGLEKTTDILYSETISMARNLDYINSLYNYHVAVFQLELLLEKELQ, from the coding sequence ATGCGAAACCTCACTATTTATTTCACTTGGCTACTATTATTGTTTTTCCCTTTAGCAGGAAAAGCTCAAGAGTCAGTATTGAAGTTAAGTTTGAAAAATGCTATTGAAAAGGCTTCCGAAAACAATTGGGAAATCAATAAAGCAAAAGAAAAAGGGCGAGCTGCTAAAGCAGATTACCGTCAAACGAATTCTGTTTTTTTACCTATTGTAAACCTTTCTCATACAGGTGTTATAACAAATGATCCTTTAGCAAGTTTTGGGTTTAAACTCAAACAAAAAACTACAACTCAAGCAGATTTTAATCCAATATTTCTTAATGATCCAGGAAGGAGTGAAAATTTCAATACTAAAATTGAAGTTCAGCAACCTCTAATTAATATCGATGGAATATATGGCAGAAGAGCGGCAAATGCTAAGATGCAAGCCATAGATTTTCAAACAGAACGAACAATAAAGTTTACCAAGTTTGAAGTTAAAAAGGCTTATTACCAACTGGAATTAGCACAAGAGGCTGTAATTGTATTGAATGCATCAAAAAAAATGGCCAATTCGGCTTTACAGGTAACCAAGAATAATTTAGATCAAGGATATGTACAAGAAGCAGATTTATTATCTGCTAAGGTGCGGGTATTAGAAATAGACAATCAACTTTCTGATGCCAAAAACAATAAAAGAAGAGCAGGAGAATATTTAGCTTATTTGTTAGGCCTAGATATAAATGTAATTATTGAAACTACAGATTCATTAAATAAGAAACCAAGTTTATTAAGTGGTTTAAATGAATCATTCCAGGTTGAAAATCGATCAGATATTAATGCTTATCGAAAAGGTGTTGAAGCTCGCGAAAGCATTTTGAAATCGCAGAAAATGCAATTCTTACCACGTTTAAATGCTTTTGGAGCCTATGAATGGAATGATGATCAACTATTGGGTAGCTCTGCTAATAATTACATGATTGGAGCAAGTCTATCGTGGAATTTATTTAATGGTTATAAGAATATTGCAAAAGTACAGAAGGCAAAGGCTGAATTGAAAATTTCAGAATTGGATTTTGCAGATTACTTGTCTAGAAATAGCATGGAGGTAAAATCAGCAAAAAGAGATTTGCAAGTTGCATACGATAAAATAGAGTTGAGTCGATTGGCTAAAGAGCAGGCAGAAGAAGCACTACGAATTAGAACCAATAGATATAAACAAGGTCTTGAAAAAACAACGGATATACTCTATTCAGAAACCATTTCTATGGCGAGAAACCTGGACTATATCAATAGCTTGTACAATTATCATGTAGCTGTTTTTCAATTGGAATTACTGCTAGAGAAAGAATTACAATAA
- a CDS encoding efflux RND transporter periplasmic adaptor subunit, with the protein MNSKNLLIIGLITLGGLTLQSCGEKTTAKETAKADLIVSVKTIKMENQPELMSFSGKIEAETHSNLSTRIMGQIAKYNVETGQKVSKGQVLVQIHAKDIEAKKAQVKANKLAANAAYENAKKDFDRFTVLFEQKSASQKEMDDITTQYNMTKANLEAANEMGVEVEEMLRYTSIKAPYNGVVTRKYMNEGDLASPGMPLVAIEKQNQFKVMARIPETEISKIKKKDPVLVKVSALGDVQISGVVAEVNPSSQYTGNQFEAKIVLQPTKEQIAKLYSGMYANVMIEKGGMPSIVIPKSVLVHKGQLTGVYTLSQSGTAMLRWIRTGKSSGENIEVLSGLSAGEKYILSYKGKIWDGAKVEVQ; encoded by the coding sequence ATGAATTCAAAGAATCTTTTAATTATAGGACTTATAACTCTAGGAGGATTGACCTTACAATCTTGTGGAGAGAAAACGACCGCAAAGGAAACTGCAAAAGCAGATCTTATTGTATCCGTAAAGACTATAAAAATGGAAAACCAACCGGAATTGATGAGCTTTTCGGGTAAAATAGAGGCAGAAACACATTCGAATTTAAGTACTCGAATCATGGGTCAAATTGCAAAGTATAATGTAGAAACAGGACAAAAGGTTTCTAAAGGACAAGTTTTAGTTCAAATTCATGCTAAAGATATTGAAGCTAAAAAAGCACAAGTAAAAGCAAATAAATTGGCAGCAAATGCAGCTTATGAAAATGCTAAGAAGGACTTTGATCGATTCACTGTGTTGTTTGAGCAGAAAAGTGCTTCTCAAAAAGAGATGGATGATATCACAACGCAGTACAATATGACAAAGGCCAATTTAGAAGCTGCCAATGAAATGGGCGTAGAGGTTGAAGAAATGTTGCGATACACAAGTATAAAAGCTCCTTATAATGGTGTGGTTACACGTAAATATATGAATGAGGGAGATTTGGCTTCTCCAGGAATGCCATTGGTTGCCATTGAGAAACAAAATCAGTTTAAAGTAATGGCTAGAATTCCCGAAACTGAAATTTCAAAAATTAAAAAGAAGGATCCTGTTCTTGTAAAAGTAAGTGCTTTGGGTGATGTGCAAATTAGTGGTGTTGTTGCAGAGGTAAATCCATCGTCACAATACACCGGAAATCAATTCGAAGCTAAAATTGTTTTACAACCGACTAAGGAACAAATAGCAAAATTGTACTCGGGCATGTATGCCAATGTAATGATTGAAAAAGGGGGTATGCCTTCAATTGTGATTCCAAAAAGTGTGCTGGTTCATAAAGGACAGTTGACTGGTGTTTATACCCTCAGTCAAAGTGGGACAGCGATGCTTCGTTGGATTAGAACTGGAAAATCTTCCGGAGAGAATATTGAAGTTCTTTCAGGCTTGAGTGCAGGAGAGAAGTATATTTTGTCTTATAAAGGTAAAATATGGGATGGTGCCAAAGTAGAAGTTCAATAA
- a CDS encoding efflux RND transporter permease subunit, whose amino-acid sequence MKIGFAGGIAKLFINSKLTPLLMVAFLIIGAYSSYLTPREEEPQIDVPIADIFLAYPGASPNEVESRIVKPLEKVVANISGVEYVYSTSMSEQAMLIVQFYVGEDVERSLVKMYNEIMKHMDEMPKGISFPLIKTRAIDDVPVLGLTLWSEKYDDFQLRRIAQELNNEVEKVSEVSSTAIRGGRSRQLQVILNRELMASYHIDALSIAQKIQVSNQQMGSGSFNNNDNQFLVKTGNFIENAEELSNLVVGVNNGSPVYLKQLAQVNDGPEIPSQYVSFGYGDVNEKQAAFKGEYPAVTLSVAKRRGADAMKIADQILSKLELLKKDLIPSDVHVEVTRNYGATASDKVAELLLHLLGAIIAVTFVVMLAMGWRGGLVVFLSVPITFALTMFSYYYLDYTLNRITLFALVFVTGIVVDDSIIIAENMHRHFKMKKKSFMEAALLSIDEVGNPTILATFTVIAAVLPMVFVSGLMGPYMSPMPIGASIAMIFSLLVALTITPYLAYRLLRFNDDEDKSKKAFKLEDSIVYKMYSATILPMLESRWKRWTFISVVTVLLLASTTLVYFKMVAVKMLPFDNKNEFQVIIDMPEGTTLERTAAVTKELAAYVAQQNHVMDYQCYVGTAAPMNFNGLVRHYDLRRGANMADIQVNLTHKHDRDEQSHDIAKAMRPGLQKIGKKFNANVKVVEVPPGPPVMSTLVAEVYGPNLEGQQNVAEQVKTIFAKTDDVVDVDWLIEDDQKEYQFDVDKEKAMLAGVSTQQVVHTLNMALRGHEVSNLYQESEHDQVGINLRLQEQDRSSLTDLKKINILTQSGQLIPLGDIVEIKEKIKEKSIYRKNQKRVVYVTADVAGKLESPVYGIMGISENLGEIQVPQGFSLTEEYTQQPLYEDDYSLKWDGEWQITYEVFRDLGTAFAVVLLVIYMLIIGWFQNFKVPFVMMVSIPLSLIGILLGHWLMGAFFTATSMIGLIALAGIMVRNAILLIDFINLRLAEGSPLKEAIIEAGAVRTTPILLTAGTVVIGAVVILFDPIFQGLAISLMGGTIASTFLTLLIVPLIYYITEKKNYPVKNSDQLSESSEEVSNKSDQ is encoded by the coding sequence ATGAAAATAGGATTTGCTGGCGGAATAGCCAAACTCTTTATAAATTCGAAGCTAACACCTCTATTGATGGTCGCATTTTTGATCATCGGAGCTTACAGCTCGTATCTAACACCTCGGGAAGAGGAACCTCAAATTGATGTACCTATAGCTGATATCTTTTTAGCTTATCCGGGTGCCAGTCCAAACGAGGTTGAATCAAGAATTGTAAAACCACTGGAAAAAGTGGTTGCGAATATATCTGGCGTAGAATATGTGTATTCCACATCTATGTCGGAACAAGCCATGCTTATTGTACAATTTTACGTGGGAGAGGATGTGGAACGTTCTCTTGTGAAAATGTATAACGAGATCATGAAGCATATGGATGAGATGCCTAAAGGGATATCATTTCCATTAATTAAAACACGTGCCATCGATGATGTTCCTGTTCTGGGATTAACGCTTTGGAGTGAGAAATACGACGACTTCCAGCTGCGAAGAATTGCTCAGGAATTGAATAATGAGGTTGAAAAAGTAAGCGAAGTTTCATCTACTGCAATTAGAGGTGGCCGTTCGCGACAGCTTCAGGTGATTTTGAATCGTGAGTTGATGGCTAGCTACCATATCGATGCTTTAAGTATCGCGCAAAAAATTCAAGTATCAAACCAACAAATGGGTTCAGGTTCATTTAATAATAACGATAATCAATTCTTGGTTAAGACGGGTAATTTTATTGAAAATGCCGAAGAGCTTTCGAATCTCGTTGTCGGCGTGAATAATGGAAGTCCTGTTTATTTAAAGCAATTGGCTCAGGTGAATGATGGTCCGGAAATTCCATCTCAATATGTGAGTTTTGGTTATGGTGATGTGAACGAAAAACAAGCCGCTTTTAAAGGTGAATACCCTGCAGTCACACTTTCAGTTGCAAAACGTAGAGGAGCCGATGCTATGAAAATTGCCGACCAGATTCTAAGCAAACTAGAATTGTTGAAAAAGGATTTGATCCCTTCTGATGTGCATGTTGAAGTAACTCGTAATTATGGAGCAACGGCATCCGATAAGGTGGCTGAACTTTTATTACATCTGTTGGGTGCAATTATAGCTGTAACTTTTGTGGTGATGTTAGCTATGGGCTGGCGTGGAGGTTTAGTCGTATTTCTTTCGGTACCTATCACCTTTGCATTAACCATGTTTAGTTATTACTATCTGGATTATACTCTAAACAGAATTACATTATTTGCACTGGTCTTTGTCACGGGAATTGTGGTGGATGATTCCATCATTATCGCCGAGAATATGCACCGTCATTTCAAAATGAAGAAAAAGTCCTTTATGGAGGCGGCCCTTCTTTCTATCGACGAGGTAGGTAACCCAACCATTCTGGCAACCTTCACTGTAATTGCAGCGGTTCTTCCTATGGTCTTTGTGTCAGGACTAATGGGACCATATATGAGCCCTATGCCTATTGGAGCTTCCATTGCCATGATATTCTCACTCTTAGTTGCGTTAACCATTACGCCATATTTAGCGTACCGTTTATTGCGTTTTAATGATGATGAAGACAAATCTAAAAAAGCATTTAAGCTTGAAGATTCTATCGTTTATAAAATGTACTCTGCAACGATTTTACCAATGTTAGAATCGAGATGGAAGCGCTGGACATTTATCAGTGTTGTTACAGTTTTATTACTTGCTTCTACCACTTTGGTTTATTTCAAGATGGTTGCCGTTAAAATGTTGCCTTTCGATAATAAAAATGAGTTTCAGGTGATTATTGATATGCCTGAGGGAACAACCCTTGAACGCACAGCAGCAGTAACCAAGGAATTAGCAGCTTATGTCGCTCAGCAAAATCATGTAATGGATTATCAGTGTTACGTAGGAACAGCAGCTCCAATGAATTTTAATGGCTTGGTTCGTCATTACGATTTACGTCGTGGAGCTAATATGGCTGATATTCAAGTGAATTTAACACATAAGCACGATAGAGACGAACAATCGCATGATATTGCTAAGGCAATGCGTCCGGGTTTGCAGAAGATTGGTAAGAAATTTAACGCCAATGTTAAGGTCGTTGAAGTTCCACCAGGACCGCCAGTGATGTCAACTCTTGTAGCTGAGGTTTATGGTCCTAATTTGGAAGGACAGCAAAATGTTGCTGAGCAGGTGAAGACTATTTTTGCGAAGACTGATGATGTGGTTGATGTGGATTGGTTGATTGAAGATGATCAGAAAGAATACCAATTTGATGTGGATAAGGAAAAGGCCATGTTAGCTGGTGTTAGCACTCAACAAGTTGTTCATACCTTAAATATGGCTCTTCGAGGTCATGAGGTTTCAAATTTGTACCAAGAGTCGGAACACGATCAGGTTGGTATTAACTTGCGCTTACAAGAGCAGGATAGAAGCAGTTTAACTGATCTTAAGAAAATCAATATTCTTACTCAATCAGGACAATTGATACCGTTGGGAGATATTGTAGAGATTAAAGAAAAGATTAAAGAGAAGAGTATCTACCGTAAGAATCAGAAGCGCGTTGTATATGTAACTGCCGATGTAGCCGGTAAACTTGAAAGTCCGGTTTATGGTATTATGGGCATTTCTGAGAATCTAGGTGAGATTCAAGTGCCTCAAGGCTTTTCTTTAACAGAAGAATACACACAACAGCCTTTATACGAAGATGATTATAGTCTGAAATGGGATGGAGAATGGCAAATTACTTATGAAGTATTTCGTGATTTAGGAACTGCTTTTGCTGTCGTTCTTTTAGTGATTTATATGCTGATTATTGGTTGGTTCCAGAACTTTAAAGTGCCATTTGTAATGATGGTATCCATTCCTTTATCCTTAATTGGTATTTTACTTGGTCACTGGTTAATGGGTGCTTTCTTTACAGCGACATCTATGATTGGTTTGATTGCCCTCGCGGGTATTATGGTTCGAAACGCCATACTGCTCATCGACTTTATTAATCTGCGATTGGCAGAAGGTAGCCCACTTAAAGAAGCCATAATTGAAGCAGGAGCGGTAAGAACCACACCTATTCTATTAACAGCAGGAACAGTTGTTATTGGAGCTGTAGTTATTCTATTTGATCCAATTTTCCAGGGTTTAGCAATCTCGCTTATGGGAGGAACAATTGCATCAACATTCTTAACGCTATTGATCGTTCCATTGATCTATTATATTACCGAGAAAAAGAACTATCCTGTAAAAAACAGTGATCAGTTATCAGAAAGCAGTGAAGAGGTATCAAATAAGAGTGATCAATAA
- a CDS encoding YgaP family membrane protein codes for MRERIIRAIAGILVLVSILLAFYVNINWLLLTAFVGLNLLQSSITKWCLMDDILRKVFKVEN; via the coding sequence ATGAGAGAACGAATTATTAGAGCGATTGCTGGAATTTTGGTGCTTGTTAGCATTCTATTGGCATTCTATGTTAATATTAATTGGTTGTTGCTAACTGCTTTTGTTGGCCTTAACTTATTACAATCATCAATTACCAAATGGTGTTTGATGGATGATATTTTACGAAAAGTTTTTAAAGTGGAGAATTAA
- a CDS encoding YecA family protein, with protein MIRSTKHAFDTIDTQLKGIPYEAIDFLRNQESNKDISEKLVYALKNAYNGEAFYSDEYRMMMPAPLWYCVVAEKHLSTDLIAPLLDLFNVEEDWDLLNEQAVYLVGLLAREYPEKCVSAVLDFIEENIKEDNKKPYIYCFEALYYALENQFNRIHAILEKENFHWVDHYVRVLGDLMREDTLAKFKSMRSKFEGKHTAIELQYYIDVMEGKVNDFQKGSAFCEMRDPEWKNHYQHMEHIFASAEAPIEQGGKINRNDSCPCGSGKKYKQCCLKNKA; from the coding sequence ATGATCCGATCCACAAAACACGCATTCGATACAATCGATACCCAATTAAAGGGAATTCCATATGAAGCAATTGATTTTTTGAGAAATCAGGAAAGCAATAAAGATATTAGTGAAAAACTAGTGTATGCACTTAAAAATGCCTACAATGGGGAAGCATTCTATTCCGATGAATACAGAATGATGATGCCAGCTCCTTTATGGTATTGTGTTGTTGCTGAAAAGCATTTGTCAACAGATTTAATAGCACCTTTATTAGATTTGTTTAACGTAGAAGAAGATTGGGATTTATTGAACGAACAGGCGGTTTATTTAGTAGGTTTATTGGCACGAGAATATCCAGAAAAGTGTGTAAGCGCAGTACTGGATTTTATTGAAGAAAACATCAAAGAGGACAATAAGAAACCATACATTTACTGTTTCGAGGCTTTGTATTATGCCCTTGAAAATCAGTTTAATCGCATTCATGCAATTCTAGAGAAAGAAAACTTTCATTGGGTAGATCATTATGTACGAGTACTAGGTGACTTGATGAGAGAAGATACGCTTGCCAAGTTTAAAAGCATGCGAAGTAAATTCGAGGGAAAGCATACTGCTATTGAATTGCAATACTATATTGATGTGATGGAAGGTAAAGTAAATGATTTTCAAAAAGGAAGTGCTTTTTGCGAAATGCGAGATCCAGAATGGAAAAATCATTACCAACACATGGAACACATATTTGCTTCAGCTGAAGCTCCAATTGAGCAAGGAGGGAAGATCAATAGAAATGATTCTTGTCCTTGTGGATCGGGGAAAAAATACAAACAGTGTTGCTTAAAGAATAAAGCTTAA
- a CDS encoding porin family protein, with amino-acid sequence MKYLTILLLLISPFFCNAQDFKFGLKSGLNLSTYRGENDGGQYKLSGYAGVFSNYEINQNIEVQTELVYARIGHRDTINDTKIKTSLGYLQIPILLKITLNNYEQFKLIIGPQISYLLDSNITIDGDSDTDKSNFEELDYGATVGMEYQLSEQFSIDVRYYLGLSDFYNQSEIKSSAKNSAFSLGLAFRF; translated from the coding sequence ATGAAATATCTTACTATACTCTTATTACTGATATCGCCTTTTTTCTGCAATGCTCAAGATTTCAAATTTGGATTAAAAAGCGGTTTAAATTTAAGCACCTATCGTGGAGAAAATGATGGAGGTCAATACAAGTTAAGTGGATATGCAGGTGTATTTTCGAACTATGAAATAAATCAAAATATTGAAGTTCAAACGGAATTAGTTTACGCTAGAATAGGCCACAGAGACACCATAAACGACACTAAAATTAAAACTTCACTTGGATACCTACAAATACCTATTCTTCTAAAGATTACATTAAACAATTACGAACAATTCAAATTAATTATTGGCCCACAGATTTCTTACTTATTAGATTCCAATATCACGATTGATGGAGATAGCGATACCGACAAATCAAACTTTGAGGAATTGGATTATGGAGCTACTGTTGGGATGGAATACCAACTATCTGAACAATTTTCAATTGATGTCAGGTATTACTTAGGCCTGTCTGATTTTTACAATCAATCTGAAATAAAATCATCAGCTAAGAATTCAGCTTTTTCACTAGGTCTGGCGTTTCGTTTTTAA